From Rhodococcus sp. B7740, one genomic window encodes:
- a CDS encoding 1,4-alpha-glucan branching protein domain-containing protein, which produces MFSLVLHSHLPWLANHGRWPVGEEWLYQSWADCYLPITEALERLAEDGHGNVLSLGVTPVLAAQLDDPHCLSGMHHWLGNWQLRAHEATDRDLSVREHRGSAAALDRFETRWRHGGSAVLRPLIDTGTVELLGGPLAHPFQPLLDPRLRAFSLREGLLDAHTRWGTTPRGIWAPECGFTPGMETEYAAAGVSHFMVDGPAMRGDTSLGRPVWDSDVVAFGRDLPVSYRVWSPKSGYPGHGSYRDFHTYDHATGLKPARVTGRSVASNDKAPYDPERAAATVDRHVADFVDVVRRRLISESERIGRDALVVAAFDTELFGHWWHEGPQWLGKLMRALPAAGITVGTLNDAREQGYVGAPLELQDSSWGSGKDWRVWAGDDVADLVALNSEVSRAALDAVDTARDARRRAGGPELRNRVNDQILRETLMAVASDWAFMVSKDSAAGYARERAHVHAHALREIAAAAAAGSPVRADELARQWNRADGLFPALDARRLPGAHGGREREGAGGRR; this is translated from the coding sequence ATGTTCTCCCTCGTGCTGCACTCCCACCTGCCGTGGCTGGCCAATCACGGGCGCTGGCCCGTCGGCGAGGAATGGCTGTACCAGTCCTGGGCGGACTGCTATCTACCGATCACCGAGGCGCTCGAGCGGCTGGCCGAGGACGGCCACGGCAACGTGCTCTCGCTGGGGGTCACCCCGGTACTGGCCGCTCAACTCGACGATCCACACTGCCTGTCCGGAATGCACCACTGGCTCGGGAACTGGCAGCTCAGAGCCCACGAGGCGACAGACCGAGACCTGTCCGTTCGGGAACACCGAGGTTCTGCCGCCGCGCTCGATCGATTCGAGACCCGGTGGCGGCACGGCGGGTCCGCGGTCCTTCGACCGCTGATCGACACCGGAACCGTCGAACTGCTGGGCGGCCCGTTGGCGCACCCGTTCCAGCCGCTGCTCGATCCCCGACTGCGCGCCTTCTCGCTCCGAGAAGGACTGCTCGACGCCCACACCCGGTGGGGCACAACGCCACGAGGGATCTGGGCACCCGAATGCGGATTCACCCCGGGCATGGAAACCGAGTACGCCGCGGCCGGGGTCTCGCACTTCATGGTCGACGGTCCGGCAATGCGCGGAGACACCTCCCTCGGCAGGCCGGTGTGGGACTCCGACGTCGTCGCGTTCGGACGCGATCTCCCGGTCAGCTACCGCGTGTGGTCACCGAAGTCCGGCTATCCCGGCCACGGTTCCTATCGGGATTTCCACACCTACGATCACGCCACCGGTCTCAAACCGGCCCGGGTCACCGGCCGCTCGGTCGCGTCGAACGACAAGGCTCCCTACGACCCCGAACGGGCCGCAGCGACGGTGGACCGTCACGTCGCCGACTTCGTCGATGTGGTGCGCAGGCGGTTGATCTCCGAATCCGAGCGCATCGGACGCGACGCCCTGGTCGTCGCAGCATTCGACACCGAGCTGTTCGGGCACTGGTGGCACGAGGGCCCACAGTGGCTCGGCAAGCTCATGCGCGCGCTTCCCGCCGCAGGCATCACCGTCGGCACGCTGAACGACGCCCGCGAGCAGGGTTACGTCGGGGCGCCGCTCGAACTGCAGGATTCGTCGTGGGGATCGGGCAAGGACTGGCGCGTGTGGGCGGGCGACGACGTAGCCGATCTGGTCGCGCTCAATTCCGAGGTGTCCCGGGCCGCTCTCGACGCCGTCGATACCGCCCGAGACGCTCGGCGTCGCGCCGGTGGACCCGAACTACGCAATCGCGTCAACGATCAGATACTGCGTGAGACACTGATGGCCGTGGCCAGCGACTGGGCATTCATGGTCAGCAAGGATTCCGCCGCAGGCTACGCGCGGGAGCGGGCGCACGTCCATGCACATGCGCTGCGCGAGATCGCTGCCGCGGCCGCAGCTGGATCACCTGTCCGTGCAGACGAGTTGGCTCGGCAATGGAACCGCGCGGACGGACTGTTTCCTGCGTTGGATGCGCGCCGGCTGCCCGGTGCACACGGTGGCCGTGAGCGAGAAGGTGCAGGGGGGCGTCGATGA
- a CDS encoding class I SAM-dependent methyltransferase: MTASPHDGVDRSLSNSTSLASAESDDRQVDPAPNPHATAEQVEAARSDTKLAQVLYHDWEAETYDDKWSISYDERCIDYARGRFDQAVSGDASAQSDVPYGRALELGCGTGFFLLNLMQAGIAEKGSVTDLSPGMVKVALRNAEHLGLDVDGRVADAETIPYDDNTFDLVVGHAVLHHIPDVEQSLREVLRVLKPGGRFVFAGEPTTVGNFYARWLGRITWEATTRATKLPFLASWRKPQEELDESSRAAALEAVVDLHTFDPTDLEHIALSAGAESVQANTEEFAAALLGWPVRTFEAAVPAGKLGWNWAKFAFGGWKTLSWVDENVLQHVVPRGLFYNVMITGTKPAPRD, encoded by the coding sequence ATGACTGCAAGCCCCCACGACGGTGTCGATCGCTCGCTCTCGAACTCGACGTCCCTGGCCTCGGCCGAGTCCGATGACCGCCAGGTCGATCCCGCCCCGAATCCGCACGCCACTGCCGAGCAGGTCGAGGCTGCACGCTCGGACACCAAACTGGCGCAGGTGCTGTACCACGATTGGGAAGCCGAGACCTACGACGACAAGTGGTCGATTTCCTACGACGAGCGATGCATCGACTACGCACGCGGCAGGTTCGATCAGGCCGTCTCCGGCGACGCCTCCGCACAGTCCGACGTGCCGTACGGCCGCGCGCTCGAACTGGGTTGCGGTACCGGATTCTTCCTGCTCAACCTGATGCAGGCCGGGATAGCGGAGAAGGGCTCGGTCACCGACCTCTCGCCCGGCATGGTCAAGGTCGCACTTCGCAACGCCGAGCACCTCGGCCTGGACGTCGACGGCCGCGTCGCCGACGCGGAGACGATTCCGTACGACGACAACACGTTCGATCTCGTCGTCGGGCACGCCGTCCTCCACCACATCCCGGACGTCGAACAGTCCCTGCGTGAGGTGTTGCGGGTGCTCAAGCCGGGCGGTCGCTTCGTCTTCGCGGGCGAACCCACCACCGTCGGCAACTTCTACGCACGCTGGCTCGGACGCATCACGTGGGAGGCGACCACCCGCGCAACCAAGCTCCCGTTCCTGGCGAGCTGGCGCAAGCCCCAGGAAGAGCTCGACGAGTCCTCGCGAGCAGCGGCACTCGAAGCCGTCGTCGACCTGCACACGTTCGATCCGACCGATCTCGAGCACATCGCGCTCTCGGCCGGTGCGGAGTCCGTGCAGGCCAACACCGAGGAGTTCGCCGCCGCTCTCCTCGGCTGGCCGGTGCGGACCTTCGAGGCCGCAGTGCCAGCGGGCAAGCTGGGGTGGAACTGGGCCAAGTTCGCCTTCGGTGGTTGGAAGACACTGAGCTGGGTCGACGAGAACGTGCTGCAACACGTGGTGCCGCGCGGGCTGTTCTACAACGTGATGATCACCGGCACCAAGCCTGCACCTCGCGATTGA
- a CDS encoding acyltransferase yields MTSMWNAPLRTRWRGSRRRDTDQARFLTRASLDWVLANKAYTPWYLVRYYRLAKFKLANPHVILKGMVFLGKNVEIHSTPELSRLEIGRWVHIGDGNAIRCHEGSLRIGDKVVFGKDNVVNTYLDIEIGASTLVADWCYICDFDHRMDDVNMPIKDQGIVKGPVRIGPDTWIAAKVTILRETRIGRGCVLGAHAVVKGEIPDYSIAVGAPAKVVRNRKVAWEAGAAERAKYIAALEDIARKKALGQAEAAREN; encoded by the coding sequence ATGACGAGTATGTGGAACGCGCCGCTGCGGACACGCTGGCGCGGGTCGAGACGACGCGACACCGACCAGGCGCGGTTCCTCACGCGTGCGTCCCTCGACTGGGTGCTCGCCAACAAGGCGTACACGCCGTGGTACCTGGTGCGCTACTACCGCCTCGCGAAGTTCAAGCTGGCCAATCCGCACGTGATCCTCAAGGGCATGGTGTTTCTCGGCAAGAACGTCGAGATCCACTCCACTCCCGAGCTCTCGCGCCTCGAGATCGGGCGCTGGGTACACATCGGCGACGGCAATGCCATTCGCTGCCACGAGGGTTCGCTGCGGATCGGCGACAAGGTGGTCTTCGGCAAGGACAACGTCGTCAACACCTACCTCGACATCGAGATCGGCGCGTCGACGCTGGTGGCCGACTGGTGCTACATCTGCGATTTCGATCATCGGATGGACGATGTGAACATGCCGATCAAGGATCAGGGAATCGTCAAGGGGCCGGTGAGAATCGGGCCGGACACGTGGATCGCGGCCAAGGTGACGATTCTGCGCGAGACCCGGATCGGTCGGGGCTGCGTGCTAGGAGCCCATGCCGTGGTCAAGGGTGAGATCCCGGATTACAGCATCGCGGTCGGTGCCCCGGCCAAGGTCGTCCGCAATCGCAAGGTCGCCTGGGAAGCCGGTGCCGCCGAACGCGCGAAATACATTGCCGCGCTGGAGGATATCGCTCGCAAGAAGGCGCTCGGACAGGCCGAGGCGGCACGAGAGAACTGA
- a CDS encoding class I SAM-dependent methyltransferase, producing METTLAYLPRVSTNLSSVNDSSAQAPAPAPLPLTGERTVPGIAEENYWFRRHEVVYRALVEHCRDRTVLEAGSGEGYGANMIADVATTVLGLDYDRSAAAHVHARYPRVTMLRGNLDRLPVADSSIEVVVNFQVIEHLWDQGAFLAEVHRVLAPGGILLISTPNRITFSPGRDTPLNPFHTRELDAAELTELLVDARLEVDELTGVRHGRTLAALDAKHGGSFIDAQIERALAGEPWPAELTEDVAAISIEDFDIAADRIDDSLDLVAVARKSSSAVIG from the coding sequence ATGGAGACCACGTTGGCTTACCTCCCCCGCGTCTCCACTAACCTTTCGTCGGTGAACGATTCATCGGCTCAGGCACCGGCACCGGCACCACTGCCCCTCACCGGGGAGCGCACCGTGCCCGGCATCGCCGAGGAGAACTACTGGTTCCGCCGCCACGAGGTGGTCTACCGCGCACTCGTCGAGCACTGCCGCGACCGAACGGTGCTGGAAGCGGGATCGGGAGAAGGCTACGGAGCCAACATGATTGCCGATGTCGCGACGACAGTCCTCGGTCTCGACTACGACAGGTCGGCCGCCGCGCACGTGCACGCCCGCTACCCGAGGGTGACGATGCTGCGCGGCAACCTCGACCGCCTCCCGGTCGCCGATTCCTCGATCGAGGTCGTCGTCAATTTCCAGGTGATCGAGCACCTCTGGGATCAGGGTGCGTTCCTCGCCGAGGTGCACCGGGTGCTCGCGCCCGGCGGCATTCTGTTGATCAGCACGCCCAACCGCATCACGTTCTCGCCCGGACGCGACACCCCGCTCAACCCGTTCCACACCCGCGAACTCGACGCGGCCGAACTCACCGAGCTTCTCGTGGACGCTCGGCTCGAGGTCGACGAACTCACCGGAGTCCGGCACGGACGCACGCTGGCCGCACTCGACGCCAAGCACGGCGGTTCGTTCATCGACGCACAGATCGAACGGGCCCTGGCCGGTGAGCCCTGGCCGGCCGAACTCACCGAGGACGTCGCGGCCATCTCGATCGAGGACTTCGACATCGCCGCCGACCGCATCGACGACAGCCTCGATCTGGTCGCCGTCGCCCGCAAGAGTTCGAGCGCGGTGATCGGGTGA
- a CDS encoding electron transfer flavoprotein subunit beta/FixA family protein: protein MTNIVVLIKQVPDTWSERKLTDGDYTLDREAADAVLDEINERAVEEALLIKEAQGGEVKVLSAGPDRATDAIRKALSMGADSAVHLNDPTLHGSDAIQTGYALAAALGNVAFENDEPADLIIAGNEATDGRTGAVPAIIAEYLQIPALTQLRKLTVADGKVTGERETDEGIFGLEAALPAIVSVTEKINEPRFPSFKGIMAAKKKTVQTITLADIGVEDGIVGVDNAGTTVTSSTPKPPKTAGERLTDEGDGGDKIATYLVGQKII from the coding sequence ATGACGAACATCGTTGTTTTGATCAAGCAGGTTCCAGACACGTGGTCCGAGCGCAAGCTCACCGACGGTGACTACACCCTCGATCGCGAGGCTGCCGACGCCGTCCTCGACGAGATCAACGAGCGGGCCGTCGAAGAGGCACTGCTCATCAAGGAAGCCCAAGGCGGTGAGGTCAAGGTTCTGTCCGCAGGCCCCGATCGCGCCACCGATGCCATCCGCAAGGCCCTGTCGATGGGTGCAGACAGCGCAGTGCACCTCAACGACCCGACCCTGCACGGCTCCGACGCGATCCAGACCGGGTACGCGCTGGCCGCAGCGCTCGGCAACGTCGCATTCGAGAACGACGAGCCGGCCGATCTCATCATCGCAGGCAACGAGGCCACCGACGGCCGCACCGGTGCCGTTCCGGCGATCATCGCCGAATACCTGCAGATCCCGGCCCTGACGCAGCTGCGCAAGCTCACCGTCGCGGACGGCAAGGTCACCGGCGAGCGGGAGACCGACGAAGGCATCTTCGGCCTCGAAGCCGCGTTGCCCGCCATCGTGAGCGTCACCGAGAAGATCAACGAACCGCGCTTCCCGTCGTTCAAGGGCATCATGGCCGCCAAGAAGAAGACGGTGCAGACCATCACGCTGGCCGACATCGGTGTCGAGGACGGCATCGTCGGCGTCGACAACGCGGGAACGACCGTCACGTCGTCCACCCCCAAGCCTCCCAAGACTGCAGGCGAGCGGCTCACCGACGAGGGCGACGGCGGCGACAAGATCGCCACCTACCTCGTCGGCCAGAAGATCATCTGA
- a CDS encoding NUDIX hydrolase, with product MSSTGAADHVQARDASTVILIRDGLSRPGIEVFLLERVGGMAFAGGMTVFPGGGVDPADAAADVRWAGPPPSWWAERFATDEGRAQALVCAAARETFEECGVLLAGSTPESIVADTAPFAAERGRLERREISFAEFLTAHDLVLRADLLRPWSHWITPVGEARRYDTRFFVAVLPEGQNADGETSEAASVSWRSTGDALADWRSGNTILLPPTWSQLDALSRFDTVADVVAHEREVTPVLPVLTRDDGTVRVLFDGDEDYYAGTRHPWSDRRDEAR from the coding sequence ATGAGTTCGACTGGTGCTGCCGATCACGTGCAGGCGCGGGATGCCTCGACCGTCATCTTGATTCGTGACGGTCTGTCACGGCCGGGCATCGAGGTGTTCCTGCTCGAACGCGTCGGTGGCATGGCGTTCGCGGGAGGGATGACGGTGTTTCCCGGTGGCGGCGTCGACCCTGCGGACGCGGCAGCGGACGTCCGCTGGGCAGGTCCGCCACCGTCGTGGTGGGCCGAGCGCTTCGCAACCGACGAGGGCAGGGCGCAGGCCCTGGTGTGTGCTGCAGCGCGTGAGACGTTCGAGGAGTGCGGGGTGCTGTTGGCCGGCTCGACGCCGGAGTCGATCGTCGCCGATACCGCGCCGTTCGCTGCGGAGCGCGGTCGGCTGGAGCGCCGTGAGATCTCGTTCGCCGAATTTCTCACCGCCCACGACCTCGTCCTGCGAGCGGATCTGCTCCGGCCCTGGTCGCACTGGATCACTCCGGTCGGTGAAGCGCGACGGTACGACACCCGATTCTTCGTCGCCGTGCTGCCCGAGGGCCAGAATGCGGACGGCGAAACCAGCGAGGCGGCGTCGGTCAGCTGGCGCTCGACCGGTGATGCACTGGCGGATTGGCGCTCCGGAAACACCATCCTGCTTCCGCCGACCTGGAGCCAGTTGGATGCGCTGTCCCGGTTCGACACGGTCGCGGACGTCGTTGCTCACGAACGCGAGGTAACCCCGGTCCTGCCGGTACTGACCCGAGACGACGGCACCGTACGAGTGCTCTTCGACGGCGACGAGGACTACTACGCCGGAACGCGACATCCCTGGTCCGATCGCCGGGACGAGGCCCGGTAG
- a CDS encoding enoyl-CoA hydratase/isomerase family protein, which yields MAEFVNLEVSDGIGTIRLDRPPMNALNRQMQEEIRAAAREATVNSEVKAVVVYGGEKVFAAGADIKEMVSLSAAEMAAIAEDLQSALGSLSTVPKPVVAAVTGYALGGGLEVALGADRRIAGDNAKFGVPEVLLGVIPGGGGTQRLARLIGPSRAKDMVFTGRFVGAEEALRIGLVDEVVAPDEVYNAARTWAMQFTTGASRALAAAKASIDQGLDVDLTTGLRIEAQQFAALFATEDRTVGMTSFVADGPGKATFTGR from the coding sequence ATGGCTGAGTTCGTGAATCTCGAGGTATCGGACGGTATCGGCACCATCCGCCTGGATCGCCCACCGATGAACGCATTGAACCGGCAGATGCAGGAGGAGATTCGCGCGGCGGCGCGTGAGGCCACCGTGAATTCCGAGGTCAAGGCCGTCGTCGTCTACGGCGGCGAGAAGGTGTTCGCGGCCGGTGCCGACATCAAGGAGATGGTGTCGTTGTCCGCGGCCGAGATGGCTGCCATCGCCGAGGATCTGCAGTCCGCTCTCGGCTCGCTGAGCACCGTTCCCAAGCCCGTCGTTGCCGCGGTGACCGGATACGCACTCGGTGGTGGGCTCGAGGTCGCGCTGGGAGCAGATCGTCGGATCGCGGGCGACAACGCGAAATTCGGTGTCCCCGAGGTGCTGCTCGGCGTCATCCCCGGCGGCGGCGGCACCCAACGGCTGGCCCGGTTGATCGGCCCGAGCCGTGCCAAGGACATGGTCTTCACCGGCCGCTTCGTCGGTGCCGAGGAAGCGCTGCGCATCGGCTTGGTGGACGAGGTGGTGGCACCGGACGAGGTGTACAACGCCGCCCGCACCTGGGCCATGCAGTTCACCACGGGTGCATCGCGAGCGCTCGCAGCGGCCAAAGCGTCGATCGACCAGGGGCTCGACGTCGATCTCACCACCGGTCTGCGAATCGAGGCCCAGCAGTTCGCGGCCCTGTTCGCCACCGAGGATCGCACCGTCGGCATGACGTCGTTCGTGGCCGACGGCCCTGGAAAAGCGACCTTCACCGGGCGGTGA
- a CDS encoding glycosyltransferase family 4 protein has translation MKILMVSWEYPPVVVGGLGRHVHHLATGLVRCGHEVVVLSRRPTGTDAASHPTSHHIEDGVLVVAVAEDPAHFVFGEDMLAWTLAMGHAMVRAGVALGKPGLGDGWQPDVVHAHDWLVAHPAIALAEFYDVPLVSTIHATEAGRHSGWISGRVNRQVHSVEWWLANDSDAVIACSTSMKDEVTTLFGVSESSVKVIRNGIDRSTWHFRRREPRSEPAKLLYVGRLEYEKGIQDAIAALPRIRRSHPGTTLHIAGEGTQFAWLAGLARTHRVARAVSFLGNLDHTELLGWLHGADAIVLPSRYEPFGIIALEAAAAGTPLVASTAGGLGEAIVDGVTGLSFEPGDVGGLAAAVRRVLDNADAAQERAVAARERLTVDFDWKRVAETTAQVYLEAKRKVRHPLARPHIVERALPGRT, from the coding sequence ATGAAAATCCTGATGGTGTCGTGGGAGTACCCACCCGTTGTGGTCGGCGGACTCGGCCGGCACGTGCACCACCTGGCAACCGGGTTGGTTCGATGCGGGCACGAGGTCGTGGTTCTGTCGCGTCGCCCCACCGGAACCGACGCCGCCTCCCACCCGACGTCTCACCACATCGAGGACGGGGTGCTCGTCGTCGCCGTCGCCGAGGACCCGGCCCACTTCGTCTTCGGGGAGGACATGCTCGCATGGACCCTCGCGATGGGGCACGCGATGGTGCGTGCCGGCGTCGCGCTGGGAAAGCCCGGTCTGGGTGACGGTTGGCAGCCCGACGTCGTTCATGCCCACGACTGGCTCGTCGCACACCCGGCGATCGCACTCGCCGAGTTCTACGACGTACCGCTCGTCTCGACCATCCACGCCACCGAGGCCGGACGCCACAGCGGGTGGATATCCGGGCGCGTCAACCGCCAGGTGCACTCCGTCGAGTGGTGGCTCGCCAACGATTCCGATGCGGTGATCGCCTGCTCGACATCGATGAAGGACGAGGTCACCACCCTGTTCGGAGTATCGGAGTCGTCGGTGAAGGTGATTCGCAACGGAATCGACCGCTCCACCTGGCACTTTCGGCGACGAGAGCCTCGATCCGAGCCGGCCAAGTTGCTCTACGTCGGCCGCCTCGAGTACGAGAAGGGCATCCAGGATGCCATCGCAGCTCTGCCCCGCATCCGACGGAGCCACCCGGGTACCACCCTGCACATCGCCGGCGAAGGAACACAGTTCGCCTGGTTGGCCGGGCTGGCGCGCACGCACCGGGTTGCCCGCGCTGTGTCGTTTCTGGGCAATCTCGACCACACCGAACTCCTCGGCTGGCTGCACGGAGCCGACGCCATCGTCCTGCCCAGTCGGTACGAACCTTTCGGCATCATCGCGCTGGAGGCCGCGGCCGCGGGCACCCCGCTGGTCGCGTCCACGGCAGGCGGTCTGGGTGAAGCGATCGTCGACGGCGTGACCGGCCTGTCCTTCGAGCCCGGCGACGTCGGCGGGCTGGCCGCTGCAGTGCGGCGCGTTCTCGACAATGCGGACGCCGCACAGGAGAGGGCCGTGGCCGCCCGCGAACGCCTCACCGTCGACTTCGACTGGAAGCGCGTCGCCGAGACGACCGCCCAGGTCTATCTGGAAGCCAAACGCAAAGTTCGGCATCCGTTGGCCCGACCGCACATCGTCGAGCGCGCTCTGCCCGGCCGTACCTGA
- a CDS encoding outer membrane protein assembly factor BamB family protein, whose translation MRGVRANGRTGRKVTAFAAALALVTVSGCGTDTSAIEPLSPDSWPAAHANSHNSATTGVSVSTPLSLDWTRPTGGTVTSPVSIGSTGQMFVTAATESGCNLFSFEIDSARKRWCNRVGPSVVTATPTVDSAINVYIGDDGGMNSYNDHGQLRWRTPVYGVPKSAQFLGDGSVLSITQMGQVSVLDSQNGQLRVPILDLVPTPNFLTDPNSDFLPVDTGLDRCSSGGSECPVPAAPAVDAATGSIYLTLWRPGSIAPQLVSLQYERDGTPGLVERWSSDLLPAGIASSPVLSQDGSTVYLADVDGRLTAFDTADGRQKWTEGTGLGIGAAPSIASDGTIVPSGGDGTLVGLRDNGDSAERVWVRDDVQQAGTAAQSADGRGHTVVREDDGLALLTFDAATGETVDVQPVPDVVGTTVGTSIGPDGQVVTASYLGEIFTYTG comes from the coding sequence ATGCGCGGCGTCAGGGCCAACGGTAGGACCGGCAGAAAGGTCACCGCTTTCGCAGCAGCGCTGGCGCTGGTGACCGTGAGCGGCTGTGGTACCGACACCTCGGCGATAGAGCCGCTCTCTCCCGATTCGTGGCCTGCAGCGCACGCGAATTCCCACAACAGCGCCACCACCGGGGTGTCGGTGTCGACCCCACTGTCCCTGGACTGGACGCGCCCCACCGGCGGCACGGTGACCTCCCCGGTGTCCATCGGATCGACCGGTCAGATGTTCGTCACGGCCGCCACCGAATCCGGTTGCAACCTCTTCTCGTTCGAGATCGACTCCGCCCGTAAACGCTGGTGCAATCGCGTCGGACCGTCCGTCGTCACTGCAACGCCGACGGTCGATTCGGCGATCAACGTCTACATCGGCGACGACGGCGGCATGAACTCGTACAACGACCACGGCCAACTACGTTGGCGCACACCGGTGTACGGAGTGCCCAAGTCCGCGCAGTTCCTCGGGGACGGCAGCGTGCTCTCGATCACCCAGATGGGGCAGGTCAGCGTTCTGGATTCGCAGAACGGGCAACTTCGAGTACCGATTCTCGATCTCGTTCCGACACCGAACTTCCTGACCGACCCGAATTCGGATTTTCTGCCGGTCGATACCGGACTCGACCGGTGCAGCTCGGGCGGATCCGAGTGCCCGGTACCCGCCGCACCCGCCGTCGACGCCGCGACCGGGTCGATCTACCTGACCCTGTGGCGTCCGGGTTCGATTGCACCGCAACTCGTTTCACTGCAGTACGAACGTGATGGCACGCCAGGGCTCGTCGAGCGTTGGTCCTCGGACCTGCTGCCCGCCGGGATCGCGTCCAGTCCGGTGCTGTCCCAGGACGGATCGACGGTCTACCTGGCCGATGTCGACGGCAGGCTGACCGCGTTCGACACCGCCGACGGGCGACAGAAGTGGACCGAGGGTACCGGCCTCGGCATCGGTGCCGCTCCGTCGATCGCCTCGGACGGCACGATCGTGCCGTCGGGCGGCGACGGCACTCTCGTCGGCTTGCGCGACAACGGAGATTCGGCCGAGCGAGTCTGGGTCCGCGACGACGTTCAACAGGCAGGCACGGCAGCTCAATCCGCCGACGGGCGCGGCCATACCGTCGTCCGTGAGGACGACGGACTGGCGCTGCTCACGTTCGACGCGGCCACCGGTGAGACGGTGGATGTGCAGCCCGTTCCCGACGTCGTCGGCACCACCGTCGGAACGTCGATCGGCCCGGACGGCCAGGTCGTCACCGCGAGCTACCTCGGCGAGATCTTCACCTACACGGGCTGA
- a CDS encoding THUMP-like domain-containing protein: MGYDFTDADLDFMHSEVGIEALDAADGLEFGTRTAVRDISSIRERFPPHAGALIETVTVRRKARVKLLDSDRWWVTDEAVQQATPTLVARRRAARLAGRRVHDVTCSIGSELSVLIGTAELAVGSDLDPIRLRMAAHNVPDATVLRADALTPTTRDTVVVADPGRRAGGRRRHDPAALQPPLPDLLDAYRGRDLVVKCAPGLDFDSVDWAGEVEVVSLDGGVREACLWSEGLSENGVRRRAAVLRSDGGVFEITDSESDDIPVWPPGSYIVDPDGAVVRAGLVRHYGARFGLWQLDPRIAYLTGDTVPAGVRGFRILEQSKFSEKVLRQQLNRMDCGSVEILVRGVDVDPALLRPKLKLRGSVALSVVIARVDRSAVAFVCAPGAVGQPV; encoded by the coding sequence GTGGGATATGACTTCACCGATGCCGACCTCGATTTCATGCACAGCGAGGTCGGCATCGAGGCACTCGACGCTGCGGACGGCCTCGAATTCGGTACGAGAACAGCGGTGCGAGACATCTCCTCGATCCGGGAGCGATTCCCCCCCCACGCGGGTGCCCTGATCGAAACCGTGACCGTCCGCCGCAAGGCGCGGGTGAAACTACTCGACTCCGACCGATGGTGGGTCACCGACGAGGCGGTGCAGCAGGCAACGCCGACGCTCGTCGCACGCAGGCGGGCCGCTCGACTAGCCGGACGACGGGTGCACGATGTCACGTGTTCGATCGGCAGCGAACTGTCGGTCCTGATCGGCACCGCGGAGTTGGCGGTGGGCAGCGATCTGGACCCGATTCGGCTTCGGATGGCCGCACACAACGTCCCGGACGCCACCGTACTGCGCGCCGACGCACTGACCCCGACGACGCGTGACACCGTCGTCGTCGCCGATCCCGGCCGCCGAGCGGGTGGGCGGCGACGCCACGACCCGGCAGCGTTGCAACCACCGCTACCGGACCTGCTCGACGCCTATCGAGGCCGAGACCTGGTCGTCAAATGTGCGCCCGGCCTGGATTTCGACTCTGTCGACTGGGCGGGTGAGGTCGAGGTGGTCTCGCTGGACGGGGGAGTGCGAGAGGCGTGCCTCTGGTCGGAAGGGTTGAGCGAGAACGGTGTTCGGCGACGTGCTGCGGTCCTTCGGTCCGACGGCGGTGTGTTCGAGATCACCGATTCGGAATCCGACGACATTCCGGTTTGGCCCCCAGGCAGCTACATCGTCGATCCCGACGGCGCGGTGGTCAGGGCCGGTTTGGTTCGGCACTACGGTGCCAGATTCGGTCTGTGGCAACTCGATCCGAGAATCGCGTATCTGACCGGCGACACGGTCCCGGCCGGGGTGCGCGGGTTTCGGATTCTGGAGCAGTCCAAGTTCTCGGAGAAGGTGCTTCGGCAACAACTGAATCGGATGGACTGCGGCTCGGTGGAAATTCTGGTCCGCGGAGTCGACGTGGATCCGGCGCTGCTGCGGCCCAAGCTCAAACTTCGGGGATCCGTGGCTCTGTCGGTGGTGATCGCCCGAGTCGATCGGTCCGCGGTGGCGTTCGTCTGCGCGCCGGGGGCTGTCGGTCAGCCCGTGTAG